One stretch of Flavobacterium sp. 9 DNA includes these proteins:
- a CDS encoding murein hydrolase activator EnvC: MPKFLLSLIFICATTFMWAQDSQQEKLEQRKAQIQQEIRDNEKMLQSVKKQEKSAVNVFMIQANKIKLKEKLINTTAKQEKLLSNDMYINQVKVNKLKKELTVLKEDYSKMILKSYKSRSEQSRAMFILSSESFLQAYKRAQYLKQYTNFRKNQGLEIQSKTNELVDYNARLNGQRQVKKKIIAENEKEKQSLEVEKKEQQKLVNSIKKDKGKILADIRAKQSESKRIDRQIDRLIREAIAEANRKAALERAKENNTSTTVAAKAPVSSSKIELTPENKILAADFKANRGRLPWPVEKGFISQGFGDQPHPLYNTVTIHNNGVEITTESGSSARAVFAGEVTSVIVLSPINKMVIIQHGDYFSVYQNLSSVSVDKGDKVTNKQNIGKIRTSPETGKTTMKFCISQNSTYADPRGWIQNR, from the coding sequence ATGCCAAAATTTCTCCTAAGCCTAATTTTTATTTGTGCCACAACTTTTATGTGGGCGCAAGATTCGCAACAAGAAAAACTGGAGCAGCGTAAAGCTCAGATCCAGCAGGAAATTAGAGATAATGAAAAGATGTTGCAATCTGTAAAGAAACAAGAAAAGTCAGCGGTAAATGTCTTTATGATTCAGGCGAATAAAATTAAACTGAAAGAAAAACTGATTAATACTACAGCAAAACAAGAAAAACTTTTGAGCAATGATATGTATATTAACCAAGTTAAGGTTAATAAACTAAAAAAGGAATTGACGGTTTTGAAAGAAGATTACTCTAAGATGATTTTAAAATCATACAAAAGTAGATCTGAACAAAGTCGAGCGATGTTTATTTTATCTTCAGAAAGTTTTTTGCAAGCTTATAAAAGGGCACAATATCTAAAACAATATACCAATTTCAGAAAAAATCAAGGATTAGAAATTCAATCTAAAACAAATGAATTAGTTGATTATAATGCGAGATTAAATGGACAAAGACAGGTTAAGAAGAAGATTATTGCAGAAAATGAAAAGGAGAAACAAAGCTTAGAAGTTGAAAAGAAAGAACAACAAAAGTTAGTTAATTCGATTAAGAAAGATAAAGGTAAAATCCTTGCAGACATTAGAGCGAAACAAAGCGAGTCAAAAAGAATTGACAGACAAATTGATCGTTTAATTCGTGAGGCAATTGCCGAAGCAAATAGAAAAGCAGCTTTAGAAAGAGCAAAAGAAAATAATACAAGTACGACAGTAGCGGCAAAAGCTCCGGTTTCATCATCAAAAATTGAATTAACTCCGGAAAATAAAATTTTAGCTGCCGACTTTAAAGCAAACAGAGGAAGATTGCCTTGGCCGGTTGAAAAAGGATTTATTTCTCAAGGATTTGGAGATCAGCCGCATCCTTTATATAATACAGTGACGATTCATAATAATGGAGTTGAAATTACAACAGAATCAGGATCAAGTGCAAGAGCAGTTTTTGCGGGTGAAGTAACCAGTGTAATTGTTTTATCGCCGATTAATAAAATGGTAATTATTCAGCATGGAGATTATTTTTCTGTGTATCAGAATTTAAGTTCTGTAAGTGTAGACAAAGGAGATAAAGTTACCAACAAACAAAATATTGGTAAAATTAGAACAAGTCCGGAGACAGGAAAAACAACAATGAAGTTTTGTATTTCGCAAAACTCAACATATGCAGATCCTAGAGGATGGATTCAAAATAGATAA
- a CDS encoding CBS domain-containing protein encodes MKKREPISHIMTKTVITANENDDLRKVVEKLKQNTIRHIPIVKGKEVVGIISRTDINRLTFGALFEGQEGADEAILDMLTISQVMTSKPKTVSSDTIIRDLAEIFVKEEFHALPVVDNGELKGIVTTTDVVKYFLEQYD; translated from the coding sequence ATGAAAAAGAGAGAACCAATTAGTCACATTATGACTAAAACTGTCATTACTGCAAATGAAAATGATGATCTTAGAAAAGTGGTTGAAAAATTAAAACAAAATACAATTCGCCACATTCCCATCGTTAAAGGCAAAGAAGTTGTTGGTATTATAAGCCGAACGGACATCAATCGATTAACTTTTGGAGCTTTATTTGAGGGACAAGAAGGAGCTGATGAAGCTATTCTGGATATGTTAACTATTTCTCAGGTTATGACTTCAAAACCTAAAACAGTTTCATCGGATACTATTATAAGAGATTTAGCCGAAATTTTTGTAAAAGAAGAATTTCATGCTTTGCCAGTAGTAGATAATGGTGAATTAAAGGGAATCGTTACAACTACTGATGTTGTTAAATACTTTTTAGAACAATATGATTAA
- the rbfA gene encoding 30S ribosome-binding factor RbfA, giving the protein METNRQKKIGGVIQKDLVDILQGEVRKNGISNLVISVSKVSVTSDLSVATVYLSIFPQDKAKETLEGIKSNTTLIKHDLSQRVRLQLRRVPNLVFFIDDSLDYIEKIDNALSNRENPIENRDLLEKRRKS; this is encoded by the coding sequence ATGGAAACAAATAGACAGAAAAAAATAGGCGGTGTCATCCAAAAAGATTTGGTTGATATTTTGCAAGGTGAAGTGCGAAAAAATGGAATTAGTAATTTGGTAATTTCAGTATCCAAAGTTAGTGTTACTTCAGATTTATCTGTGGCAACAGTTTATTTAAGCATTTTTCCTCAAGATAAAGCAAAAGAAACTTTAGAAGGTATAAAATCAAATACAACCTTAATTAAACACGATTTGTCTCAGCGCGTGCGTTTGCAATTGCGTCGTGTACCAAATTTGGTATTTTTTATCGATGATTCTTTAGACTATATCGAAAAAATCGACAACGCTTTATCAAACAGAGAAAACCCAATCGAAAATCGTGATCTTTTAGAAAAAAGAAGAAAATCATAA
- a CDS encoding FtsX-like permease family protein produces the protein MNFPLYIAKRYIFSRSKNNAINIINRIASMGIIVGTMALFVVLSVFSGLKVFSLSFTNEIDPDLKITSTLGKSFLVTPDQESQIKKIDGVVSYTRIIEERVLFLFKDKQKVTYLKGVDRNYAVVNDIRKKLFNGQWLKPDTYQVVIGYGISRDFSLGILDFENPLQIFAPKPGKGNIENPEEAFNKTDVLPVGIYSISEDLDSKYVFADLGLAQELLMYKPNQISGIEFNLKDNADEAAIDKKLKAIFQNKITIKNRAQLNESLYKMLNTENIAVYLIFTLVIIVALFNLIGALIMMILEKKGNLKTLFNLGTEINHLRKIFLLQGTLLSVFGGIIGLLLGIILVVLQQKYEMIMLTPTLAYPVVFTLENVLIVMGTIVSLGFVASLIASSRVSKKLLD, from the coding sequence TTGAATTTCCCCCTTTACATAGCCAAACGTTACATTTTTAGCAGAAGTAAAAACAATGCTATAAATATTATTAATCGCATTGCCAGCATGGGAATTATTGTTGGCACAATGGCTTTGTTTGTGGTTTTATCAGTTTTTAGCGGACTAAAAGTATTTAGTCTTTCGTTCACAAATGAAATCGATCCGGATCTGAAAATTACCAGTACTTTAGGTAAATCTTTTTTAGTTACGCCAGATCAGGAAAGTCAGATCAAAAAAATCGATGGAGTGGTTTCATACACTAGAATCATCGAAGAGCGAGTTTTATTTTTATTCAAAGACAAGCAAAAAGTAACCTACTTAAAAGGTGTTGATCGCAATTATGCTGTGGTCAACGATATTAGGAAAAAACTTTTTAACGGACAATGGTTAAAACCGGATACGTATCAAGTTGTTATTGGATATGGAATTTCGCGTGATTTTTCTCTGGGAATTCTTGATTTCGAAAATCCGCTGCAAATATTTGCTCCTAAACCGGGAAAAGGAAATATTGAAAATCCCGAAGAAGCATTCAATAAAACAGATGTTTTGCCAGTTGGGATTTATTCGATCAGCGAAGATCTGGATTCGAAATATGTCTTTGCCGATTTGGGTTTAGCGCAGGAATTATTGATGTACAAACCCAATCAAATTTCCGGAATAGAATTTAATTTGAAAGATAACGCAGATGAAGCAGCGATTGATAAAAAACTCAAAGCAATCTTTCAAAATAAAATTACGATTAAAAACAGAGCACAGCTAAATGAGTCTTTGTATAAAATGCTCAATACCGAAAATATTGCTGTTTATCTGATTTTTACTTTGGTAATTATAGTAGCACTTTTTAATCTGATTGGTGCATTAATAATGATGATTTTAGAGAAGAAAGGAAATCTAAAAACCCTTTTTAATCTCGGTACAGAAATCAATCATTTGAGAAAAATATTTTTACTTCAAGGAACTTTGCTAAGTGTTTTTGGTGGAATAATAGGACTTCTTCTGGGAATCATTTTAGTAGTGTTGCAACAGAAATATGAGATGATTATGCTTACGCCAACTTTGGCTTATCCAGTAGTTTTTACACTCGAAAATGTTCTCATTGTTATGGGAACCATTGTTTCACTTGGTTTTGTAGCATCATTAATTGCCAGTAGCCGAGTAAGTAAAAAGCTGTTAGATTAG
- a CDS encoding MATE family efflux transporter, with translation MTETTIKNSLFSKIFTTLKQAIKGDESFDYTVGSIKKAVILLAIPMVLEMMMESVFALVDLYFVGHLEHSSFAIQTVGLTESVLAIIYSLAIGMSMAATAVVARRIGEKDPVAASKAGMQAIIVAFVINSIMSVFGVIYAKDILLFMGASADAAEHGYRFTQIMIGSSLCIMLLFLINGIFRGAGNAAIAMKSLWLANICNIILCPILINGFGPIPAFGLIGAALATTLGRSLGVLYQVYHLFSGNGVLKIKISYFIPDFKQIKALVKIAAPGILQFVIASCSWIFLAQLVATTGGDHGSAGYQTALRIMMFFILPAWGLSNAAATLVGQNLGAKQIDRAEKSVYTTAKYNVIFMATIMVITLCFGQYIISFFTNDDMVKTIAVEALQIMSIGFIFYGIGMVLINTFNGAGDTWTPTGINFFGFWLFQIPLAYVLAKHFNMGPTGVFIAIPVAETAITLAGIFFYKRGKWKRIQV, from the coding sequence ATGACAGAAACTACCATAAAGAACAGTTTATTTTCTAAAATTTTTACCACATTAAAACAAGCAATCAAAGGAGATGAATCTTTTGATTATACAGTAGGAAGCATCAAAAAAGCGGTCATTCTATTAGCCATTCCAATGGTTTTAGAAATGATGATGGAATCGGTTTTTGCCTTAGTCGATCTGTATTTCGTTGGGCATCTTGAGCATAGTAGTTTTGCGATACAAACTGTTGGATTAACGGAATCTGTTCTTGCCATTATATATTCATTAGCGATTGGAATGAGTATGGCAGCGACTGCAGTTGTAGCCAGACGAATTGGAGAAAAAGATCCTGTTGCAGCTTCAAAAGCAGGAATGCAGGCTATTATCGTTGCTTTTGTTATAAATAGCATAATGAGCGTTTTTGGCGTTATATATGCCAAAGATATTTTACTCTTTATGGGAGCATCTGCAGATGCTGCAGAACACGGTTATAGATTTACACAAATTATGATTGGTTCAAGTTTGTGTATTATGCTTTTATTTTTAATCAACGGAATATTTCGAGGTGCAGGAAATGCTGCAATTGCCATGAAAAGTCTTTGGTTAGCTAATATTTGCAATATTATTTTATGTCCAATATTGATTAACGGTTTTGGTCCAATTCCGGCTTTCGGATTAATTGGTGCAGCTTTAGCGACTACTTTAGGAAGAAGTCTTGGTGTATTGTATCAAGTGTATCATTTGTTTTCAGGAAACGGAGTTTTAAAAATTAAGATCTCTTATTTTATTCCCGATTTTAAACAAATAAAAGCATTGGTAAAAATTGCAGCTCCAGGAATTTTACAATTTGTAATTGCTTCTTGCAGTTGGATTTTTCTAGCGCAATTAGTTGCCACAACAGGTGGAGATCATGGTTCGGCAGGTTATCAAACGGCACTTAGAATTATGATGTTCTTTATACTTCCGGCTTGGGGATTGAGTAATGCAGCAGCGACTTTAGTTGGACAAAATTTAGGAGCGAAACAAATTGATCGTGCCGAAAAATCAGTTTACACAACGGCGAAATATAATGTCATTTTTATGGCAACCATTATGGTAATCACATTGTGTTTTGGTCAATATATAATTTCGTTTTTCACGAATGATGATATGGTAAAAACCATAGCAGTCGAGGCTTTACAAATTATGAGCATCGGATTTATATTCTACGGAATCGGAATGGTTTTGATCAATACATTCAACGGAGCAGGAGATACCTGGACACCAACCGGAATTAATTTCTTTGGTTTTTGGTTGTTTCAAATTCCGTTAGCATATGTATTAGCAAAACATTTTAATATGGGACCAACGGGTGTTTTCATCGCAATTCCGGTTGCCGAAACAGCTATAACTCTTGCGGGTATTTTCTTTTATAAAAGAGGAAAATGGAAACGTATTCAAGTGTAG
- a CDS encoding N-acetylmuramoyl-L-alanine amidase, with protein MKTKFKVLMLLGATVFLTGSFAFKPLEAKKIIVIDAGHGGHDLGAKMYDFDEKTIVEAISKKIKESNKNQNIEIVLLREGDHFMELSERVSIINNLKPNLVISLHVSSTINDWKKDQMDAYVSSKNEKFKQESIESAEKLLSNVSNESLIKGKVKEAPFYIMKNSECPSVLLELGYLTNEKNRDYITSENGQNEIASKILEAIK; from the coding sequence ATGAAAACCAAGTTTAAAGTTTTGATGCTTCTCGGAGCGACAGTTTTTTTAACAGGATCTTTTGCATTTAAGCCATTAGAAGCGAAGAAGATTATAGTAATTGATGCTGGACATGGAGGCCATGATTTAGGAGCAAAAATGTATGATTTTGACGAAAAGACAATTGTAGAAGCAATTAGTAAAAAAATTAAAGAGTCAAATAAAAATCAGAATATAGAAATTGTCTTGCTTCGTGAAGGTGACCATTTTATGGAATTGAGCGAAAGAGTTTCGATCATCAATAATCTAAAACCGAATTTAGTTATTTCTCTGCATGTTAGTTCTACTATAAATGATTGGAAAAAGGATCAAATGGATGCTTATGTTTCGAGTAAAAATGAAAAATTCAAACAAGAGTCAATAGAATCTGCAGAAAAATTATTAAGTAATGTTTCAAATGAAAGTTTGATAAAAGGGAAAGTTAAAGAAGCTCCTTTTTATATCATGAAAAATTCAGAATGTCCATCTGTACTACTTGAATTAGGATATTTAACAAACGAAAAAAATAGAGATTATATCACAAGTGAAAATGGTCAAAATGAAATTGCCAGTAAAATTTTAGAAGCCATAAAGTAA